A genomic region of Streptomyces sp. R33 contains the following coding sequences:
- a CDS encoding ArsA family ATPase encodes MDAPARLAVDRLLDDPGTRIIVCCGAGGVGKTTTAAALGVRAAERGRKVVVLTIDPARRLAQSMGIDSLDNTPRRVKGVEGGELHAMMLDMKRTFDEIVEGHADAERAEAILANPFYQSLSAGFAGTQEYMAMEKLGQLRARDDWDLIVVDTPPSRSALDFLDAPKRLGSFLDGKFIRVLMAPAKVGGRAGMKFLNVGMSLMTGTLSKLMGASLLKDVQTFVAAMDTMFGGFRTRADATFRLLQAPGTAFLVVAAPEPDALREAAYFVERLAAEQMPLAGLVLNRVHGSGADQLSAERALAAAENLEEGGIVDQESGKAGLRDPDTEADAAAADVDEITAGLLRLHAERMQVIAREQRTRDRFTSLHPEVAVAEVAALPGDVHDLAGLRAIGERLAAGVPAGA; translated from the coding sequence ATGGACGCTCCGGCACGGCTGGCCGTGGACCGGCTGCTGGACGACCCCGGGACGCGGATCATCGTCTGCTGCGGCGCCGGCGGGGTCGGCAAGACGACCACCGCCGCGGCGCTGGGCGTACGGGCGGCGGAGCGCGGGCGGAAGGTGGTCGTGCTGACCATCGACCCGGCGCGGCGGCTCGCCCAGTCGATGGGGATCGACTCGCTGGACAACACCCCGCGCAGGGTGAAGGGGGTCGAGGGCGGCGAACTGCACGCCATGATGCTCGACATGAAGCGGACCTTCGACGAGATCGTCGAAGGTCACGCGGACGCCGAGCGGGCGGAGGCCATCCTCGCCAACCCCTTCTACCAGTCCCTGTCGGCCGGGTTCGCGGGCACGCAGGAGTACATGGCGATGGAGAAGCTGGGCCAGCTGCGGGCCCGCGACGACTGGGACCTGATCGTCGTGGACACCCCGCCGAGCCGGTCCGCGCTGGACTTCCTCGACGCGCCGAAGCGGCTGGGGTCCTTCCTGGACGGGAAGTTCATCCGGGTGCTGATGGCTCCGGCGAAGGTGGGCGGCCGGGCGGGGATGAAGTTCCTCAACGTCGGCATGTCCCTGATGACCGGGACGCTCAGCAAGCTGATGGGCGCCTCGCTGCTGAAGGACGTGCAGACGTTCGTGGCCGCGATGGACACGATGTTCGGCGGTTTCCGCACCCGCGCGGACGCGACGTTCCGGCTGCTGCAGGCTCCCGGTACGGCCTTCCTGGTGGTCGCGGCGCCCGAGCCGGACGCGCTGCGGGAGGCGGCGTACTTCGTGGAGCGGCTGGCCGCGGAGCAGATGCCGCTGGCCGGGCTCGTACTGAACCGGGTGCACGGCAGCGGCGCCGATCAGCTGTCCGCGGAGCGGGCGTTGGCCGCTGCAGAGAATCTTGAAGAAGGCGGCATTGTCGATCAGGAGTCCGGGAAAGCTGGACTTCGTGACCCGGACACGGAGGCCGACGCGGCGGCGGCCGACGTGGACGAGATCACCGCGGGACTGCTGCGCCTGCACGCCGAGCGGATGCAGGTGATCGCGCGCGAACAGCGCACACGCGATCGCTTCACCTCGCTGCACCCCGAGGTGGCGGTGGCCGAGGTGGCCGCCCTGCCCGGCGATGTGCACGACCTCGCCGGGCTGCGGGCCATCGGAGAGCGACTCGCGGCCGGGGTTCCGGCCGGAGCGTAG
- a CDS encoding WhiB family transcriptional regulator: protein MGWVTDWSAQAACRTTDPDELFVQGAAQNRAKAVCTGCPVRTECLADALDNRVEFGVWGGMTERERRALLRRRPTVTSWRRLLETARTEYERSTGILTVDVDAEIDVPYETYAAAG from the coding sequence ATGGGCTGGGTTACCGACTGGAGTGCGCAGGCAGCCTGCCGCACTACCGATCCGGATGAACTGTTCGTTCAAGGAGCGGCACAGAACAGGGCCAAGGCGGTGTGCACCGGATGTCCGGTGCGGACCGAGTGCCTGGCCGACGCGCTCGACAATCGTGTCGAGTTCGGAGTATGGGGCGGAATGACCGAGCGGGAGCGTCGCGCATTGCTGCGCCGGCGTCCCACCGTCACCTCGTGGCGACGGCTGCTCGAAACCGCCCGCACGGAGTACGAGCGCAGTACGGGCATCCTCACCGTGGATGTCGATGCGGAGATCGACGTTCCGTACGAGACGTACGCGGCAGCCGGGTAG
- a CDS encoding transglycosylase domain-containing protein, with protein MGKKRSGAGLTGPQQAAKFLGVSVLSGVVLAGIAIPGAGALGLAAKGTVEGFDEIPANLKTPPLSQRTTILDAEGGLIATVYSRDRQVVPLTAISPYMQKAIVAIEDSRFYEHGAIDLKGILRAVNRNAQEGGAAQGASTLTQQYVKNVFVEEAGDDETKVREAQEKSLGRKIRELKYSIQVEEELGKKKILENYLNITYFGQQAYGIESAAQRYFSKPAKDLTLDESALLAGVVQSPSRFDPVNDAQEAMKRRNVVLQRMADMKDISQAEADEAKKKPVTLKVTRPKNGCITAVKGAGFFCDYVRNTFLTDPVFGKTREERAKLWNQGGLTVRTTLDPQSQESVNESIKDHVNQDDKVATAVTLVQPGTGRVLAMGQSKPYGFGKNETQINFSVDKRMGGSNFGFPTGSTFKPFVAAAALERGVSAGKTYPSPHDMEYPSPVQTCGDKPWVNTSHDRVENESESEVGPYGMRDAMAKSVNTYFVEMISDNALGLCPVTEMTTKLGVIPADGTKLPEVPAIALGTEGMSPLTMANAYATFANRGVYCTPVALESITDAHGKALAVPKSQCDRVMAEKTADTVNTLLLGVIDSGTGTAAGLTDRQNAGKTGTTDSRYNAWFVGYTPNMAGATWVGSGGSKQVSMENITIGGQYYDKVYGGGLPGPIWKQAVSGALEGREAPNFTTVTIPESGIPAGGGRPTPNPNQNPNKPGKPGKPGGDGKPGGRPGGQTAAGATGGATGGNTPTNPFPDISLEPGLIGGPEGP; from the coding sequence ATGGGAAAGAAGCGCTCGGGCGCCGGGCTCACGGGGCCGCAGCAGGCCGCCAAGTTCCTCGGGGTGTCCGTTCTCTCCGGAGTTGTGCTGGCCGGGATCGCGATCCCGGGCGCAGGCGCCCTGGGGCTCGCCGCCAAGGGCACGGTCGAGGGATTCGATGAGATCCCGGCCAATCTCAAGACACCGCCGCTGAGCCAGCGCACGACGATTCTGGACGCCGAGGGTGGCTTGATCGCCACGGTCTATTCACGGGACCGGCAGGTGGTGCCCCTCACGGCCATCTCCCCGTACATGCAGAAGGCGATCGTCGCGATCGAGGACTCGCGTTTCTACGAGCACGGCGCGATCGACCTGAAGGGCATCCTGCGCGCGGTCAACCGCAACGCGCAGGAAGGCGGAGCCGCGCAGGGCGCCTCGACGCTGACGCAGCAGTACGTGAAGAACGTGTTCGTCGAAGAGGCCGGCGACGACGAGACCAAGGTGCGCGAGGCGCAGGAGAAGAGCCTGGGCCGCAAGATCCGCGAGCTGAAGTACTCGATCCAGGTCGAGGAGGAGCTCGGGAAGAAGAAGATCCTCGAGAACTACCTCAACATCACTTACTTCGGCCAGCAGGCATACGGAATCGAGTCCGCCGCTCAGCGCTACTTCAGCAAGCCGGCCAAGGACCTGACCCTGGACGAGTCGGCGCTGCTGGCGGGCGTCGTGCAGTCGCCGAGCCGGTTCGACCCGGTGAACGACGCGCAGGAGGCGATGAAGCGCCGCAACGTCGTCCTCCAGCGGATGGCCGACATGAAGGACATCTCGCAGGCCGAGGCGGACGAGGCGAAGAAGAAGCCGGTGACGCTGAAGGTCACGCGGCCGAAGAACGGCTGCATCACCGCGGTCAAGGGCGCGGGCTTCTTCTGCGACTACGTGCGCAACACGTTCCTGACCGACCCGGTGTTCGGCAAGACCCGCGAGGAGCGGGCCAAGCTCTGGAACCAGGGCGGCCTGACCGTGCGTACGACGCTGGACCCGCAGTCCCAGGAGTCCGTCAACGAGTCGATCAAGGACCACGTCAACCAGGACGACAAGGTCGCCACGGCCGTGACCCTGGTGCAGCCGGGCACCGGCCGGGTGCTCGCCATGGGCCAGTCCAAGCCGTACGGCTTCGGCAAGAACGAGACGCAGATCAACTTCTCCGTGGACAAGCGGATGGGCGGATCGAACTTCGGCTTCCCGACCGGTTCGACCTTCAAGCCGTTCGTCGCGGCCGCGGCCCTGGAGCGGGGCGTGTCGGCGGGCAAGACGTACCCGTCCCCGCACGACATGGAGTACCCGAGCCCGGTGCAGACCTGCGGCGACAAGCCCTGGGTCAACACCTCGCACGACCGGGTGGAGAACGAGTCGGAGTCCGAGGTCGGCCCGTACGGCATGAGGGACGCGATGGCCAAGTCGGTCAACACGTACTTCGTGGAGATGATCTCCGACAACGCGCTCGGGCTCTGCCCCGTGACCGAGATGACCACCAAGCTCGGCGTGATCCCGGCCGACGGCACGAAGCTCCCCGAGGTCCCGGCCATCGCGCTCGGCACCGAGGGCATGTCCCCGCTGACCATGGCGAACGCGTACGCCACCTTCGCCAACCGCGGCGTGTACTGCACCCCCGTCGCCCTGGAGTCCATCACCGACGCGCACGGCAAGGCCTTGGCCGTGCCGAAGTCCCAGTGCGACCGGGTGATGGCGGAGAAGACGGCCGACACCGTCAACACGCTGCTGCTCGGCGTGATCGACTCCGGTACGGGTACCGCGGCGGGTCTGACCGACCGGCAGAACGCGGGCAAGACCGGTACCACCGACAGCCGCTACAACGCCTGGTTCGTCGGGTACACGCCGAACATGGCGGGCGCGACGTGGGTCGGCTCGGGCGGCTCGAAGCAGGTGTCGATGGAGAACATCACCATCGGCGGCCAGTACTACGACAAGGTCTACGGCGGCGGGCTGCCCGGCCCGATCTGGAAGCAGGCGGTCTCGGGCGCGCTGGAAGGCCGGGAGGCGCCGAACTTCACCACGGTGACCATCCCGGAGAGCGGGATCCCGGCCGGTGGCGGCCGTCCCACCCCGAACCCGAACCAGAACCCGAACAAGCCGGGGAAGCCCGGCAAGCCGGGCGGCGACGGCAAGCCGGGCGGCCGCCCGGGCGGCCAGACGGCGGCCGGGGCCACGGGCGGTGCGACGGGCGGCAACACCCCGACCAACCCGTTCCCGGACATCAGCCTGGAACCGGGCCTGATCGGCGGCCCGGAGGGCCCGTAG
- a CDS encoding GatB/YqeY domain-containing protein: MTTLKAKLQEDLTTAIRARDELHSSTLRLTLAAITKEEVAGKEARVLSDDEVLKVIAKEAKKRREAADAFAQGGRPEQAARETAEGEFLDTYLPKQLSDEELGAIVAQAVEEARAAGAEGPRAMGAVMKIVNPKVAGLAEGGRVAAAVKKHLA; this comes from the coding sequence ATGACCACGCTCAAGGCCAAGCTCCAGGAAGACCTCACCACCGCCATCAGGGCGCGCGACGAGCTGCACTCGTCCACGCTGCGCCTGACCCTCGCTGCCATCACCAAGGAGGAGGTCGCGGGCAAGGAGGCGCGCGTGCTCTCCGACGACGAGGTCCTCAAGGTGATCGCCAAGGAGGCCAAGAAGCGGCGCGAGGCCGCGGACGCCTTCGCGCAGGGCGGTCGTCCCGAGCAGGCCGCGCGCGAGACGGCGGAGGGCGAGTTCCTCGACACCTACCTGCCCAAGCAGCTCAGCGACGAGGAGCTCGGCGCGATCGTGGCGCAGGCCGTCGAGGAGGCCAGGGCCGCGGGTGCCGAGGGGCCGCGGGCCATGGGTGCCGTCATGAAGATCGTGAACCCGAAGGTGGCCGGGCTGGCGGAGGGCGGCCGCGTCGCCGCCGCCGTCAAGAAGCACCTCGCATAG
- a CDS encoding metallophosphoesterase yields the protein MRARYGTPLKVTASIAAVGAAGVAYAAGFEARSFRLRRITVPVLPAGMRPLRVLQVSDIHMVGGQHKKRAWLQSLAGLRPDFVVNTGDNLSDTEGVPEVLDALGPLMSFPGVYVFGSNDYYGPRLRNPGRYLIEKVQGRHGLNGNKPVVGAVHNPWEEMRDAFDAAGWVNLSNTRGRLKLPDLELAFTGLDDPHIKRDRYERVAGGPEADADFSMAVVHAPYLRVLESFTADRYPLILAGHTHGGQLCIPFYGALVTNCDLDTKRVKGLSTYETDGKRAYLHVSAGCGTNRYTPVRFACPPEATLLTLTPKA from the coding sequence ATGCGTGCGCGTTACGGAACACCCCTGAAGGTCACCGCTTCGATCGCGGCGGTCGGGGCCGCCGGTGTGGCCTATGCCGCCGGTTTCGAGGCGCGGTCGTTCCGACTGCGCCGGATCACCGTGCCGGTCCTCCCCGCCGGGATGCGCCCGCTGCGCGTACTCCAGGTCTCCGACATCCACATGGTCGGCGGGCAGCACAAGAAGCGCGCCTGGCTCCAGTCGCTGGCCGGCCTGCGCCCGGACTTCGTCGTGAACACGGGCGACAACCTCTCCGACACCGAGGGCGTCCCCGAGGTGCTGGACGCCCTGGGCCCGCTGATGTCCTTCCCGGGCGTGTACGTCTTCGGGTCGAACGACTACTACGGGCCGCGGCTGCGCAACCCCGGGCGCTACCTGATCGAGAAGGTCCAGGGGCGGCACGGGCTGAACGGCAACAAGCCGGTCGTCGGCGCCGTGCACAACCCGTGGGAGGAGATGCGGGACGCCTTCGACGCGGCGGGCTGGGTGAACCTCAGCAACACGCGCGGCCGCCTGAAACTGCCCGACCTCGAGCTGGCCTTCACCGGCCTGGACGACCCGCACATCAAGCGCGACCGCTACGAGCGGGTCGCGGGCGGGCCGGAGGCGGACGCCGACTTCTCGATGGCCGTCGTGCACGCCCCGTACCTGCGGGTGCTGGAGTCCTTCACCGCGGACCGGTACCCGCTGATCCTGGCGGGGCACACGCACGGCGGTCAGCTGTGCATCCCCTTCTACGGGGCGCTCGTCACCAACTGCGACCTGGACACGAAGCGGGTGAAGGGGCTCTCCACGTACGAGACGGACGGCAAGCGGGCCTACCTCCACGTCTCGGCGGGCTGCGGCACGAACCGCTACACCCCGGTCCGCTTCGCCTGCCCCCCGGAGGCCACGCTCCTCACCCTGACCCCGAAGGCCTAG
- a CDS encoding SUKH-4 family immunity protein → MLFDVTRSELADLFGEDRLATLPAGVFPPSAADTEGGRLLQTVGVPTGTLRLGEPDEGSGRLPLVQDVVDAEDFDGASDDAGGWPVIGWLLNAHLALDPGSGKVHAFDADEETVQELHTDASSLVQVTLRFQRLLEEFTFSGDDGDEEADFERLEREVERIRQETSSIDPLPFRDETVWSAVGEEIAAGRRFKGDSPGARSLYG, encoded by the coding sequence GTGCTTTTCGACGTCACCCGCAGCGAGCTCGCCGACCTTTTCGGCGAGGACCGGCTCGCGACCCTGCCTGCCGGCGTGTTCCCGCCCTCTGCCGCAGACACCGAAGGCGGCCGCCTCCTGCAGACCGTCGGTGTCCCCACCGGGACGCTCCGGCTGGGTGAGCCCGACGAGGGCTCCGGTCGGCTGCCCCTCGTCCAGGACGTCGTCGACGCCGAGGACTTCGACGGCGCCTCGGACGACGCGGGCGGATGGCCCGTCATCGGCTGGCTGCTCAACGCCCACCTCGCCCTCGACCCCGGTTCCGGCAAGGTGCACGCCTTCGACGCCGACGAGGAGACCGTGCAGGAACTCCACACGGACGCCTCCTCCCTCGTCCAGGTCACCCTCCGCTTCCAGCGCCTGCTCGAGGAGTTCACCTTCAGCGGCGACGACGGCGACGAGGAAGCCGACTTCGAGCGTCTGGAGCGCGAGGTCGAGCGCATCCGTCAGGAGACGAGCAGCATCGACCCGCTCCCCTTCCGGGACGAGACCGTCTGGTCGGCGGTCGGCGAGGAGATCGCCGCGGGCCGGCGCTTCAAGGGCGACAGCCCGGGAGCCCGCTCGCTCTACGGGTGA
- the asnB gene encoding asparagine synthase (glutamine-hydrolyzing): MCGIAGFAHTDGSALAGSADAILRDMAHALRPRGPDDMQFHHTGPACMSFTRLALIDPEGGRQPFISEDGNVILAANGEIYNYRELRKGFEGRVRFRSESDCEVLLHLYLEKGLAFLDDVRGMFGIAVIDLREQRLLLARDRLGIKPLFVHRNRDTVLFGSEVKALFAHPDCPRELDWARALADQGLSSAPVMTDDEPVSWFKGVEHVPSGAIVDISLRGGATRVHRYWELPTPAEADALPESFFVQSMGDLLASSVRECLIADAEIGVFLSGGLDSAAITALAAHTGLHTFSALTGATVVNKDAQYARATADLLGLPNHQVAFGADRVPSPDEWRRLLWLMETPQCGPEQFYKSEMYRFARAERPELKAILLGSGADEFSGGYSVALSGGGDWEDFEGNLRTMARRKALGSQSAVSVWWEGTDLPLLSDDAVGAYAPGAVDDPYGSYLAWKFRDMQQYNFWVEDRTASGNGVEARVPFLDHRIIELLATVPRAYRKRLFWDKQVIREAVRDILPAEVIGRPKLAFYEGEGVRHTHRTFTRMLARNGDELVEQALSSPRAAQYLDGANIHRALRRLERDQSSGHVELLMRVVNLGILDLMAVDVPGSRAPSGPAPYELQVTDFEGPEVQELFPQARIEDTSVFRLAEGVLVLDDVQEANTSYVLVDGGIRFVIDHLTHADWLRLLRGFDGRRPLSEALAAAGCELDAMRPLLDGSLEAGLLETVDSA, encoded by the coding sequence ATGTGCGGAATTGCAGGATTCGCCCACACCGACGGAAGCGCCCTCGCGGGGTCGGCCGACGCGATTCTCCGCGACATGGCCCATGCGCTGCGGCCGCGCGGGCCGGACGACATGCAGTTCCACCACACCGGGCCGGCGTGCATGTCCTTCACCCGGCTCGCGCTGATCGACCCCGAGGGCGGGCGGCAGCCGTTCATCAGCGAGGACGGGAACGTCATCCTCGCGGCGAACGGGGAGATCTACAACTACCGCGAGCTGCGGAAGGGGTTCGAGGGGCGGGTTCGCTTCCGCAGTGAGAGTGACTGTGAGGTCCTGCTCCATCTGTACTTGGAGAAGGGGCTCGCGTTCCTTGACGACGTGCGGGGGATGTTCGGCATCGCCGTCATCGACCTGCGGGAGCAGCGGCTGCTGCTCGCCCGCGACCGGCTCGGCATCAAGCCGCTGTTCGTCCACCGCAACCGCGACACCGTGCTCTTCGGCTCCGAGGTCAAGGCGCTCTTCGCGCACCCCGACTGTCCGCGCGAGCTCGACTGGGCGCGTGCCCTCGCCGACCAGGGGCTCAGCTCCGCGCCGGTGATGACCGACGACGAGCCCGTCAGCTGGTTCAAGGGCGTGGAGCACGTGCCGTCCGGAGCGATCGTCGACATCAGCCTGCGCGGCGGGGCCACTCGCGTGCACCGGTACTGGGAGCTGCCCACGCCGGCCGAGGCCGACGCCCTCCCCGAGAGCTTCTTCGTGCAGAGCATGGGCGACCTGCTCGCCTCCTCCGTGCGGGAGTGCCTGATCGCCGACGCCGAGATCGGCGTCTTCCTCAGCGGCGGGCTCGACTCCGCGGCCATCACCGCCCTCGCGGCCCACACCGGGCTGCACACGTTCTCCGCGCTGACCGGCGCCACCGTCGTCAACAAGGACGCGCAGTACGCCCGCGCCACCGCCGACCTGCTCGGACTGCCCAACCACCAGGTGGCCTTCGGGGCCGACCGGGTGCCCTCACCCGACGAGTGGCGGCGCCTGCTGTGGCTGATGGAGACGCCGCAGTGCGGCCCGGAGCAGTTCTACAAGAGCGAGATGTATCGTTTCGCCCGCGCCGAGCGGCCCGAGCTCAAGGCGATCCTGCTCGGCTCCGGCGCCGACGAGTTCAGCGGCGGCTACAGCGTCGCCCTCTCCGGCGGCGGCGACTGGGAGGACTTCGAGGGCAACCTGCGGACGATGGCCCGCCGCAAGGCCCTCGGCTCGCAGTCCGCCGTCTCCGTCTGGTGGGAGGGCACCGACCTGCCGCTGCTCAGCGACGACGCCGTCGGCGCGTACGCACCCGGCGCGGTGGACGACCCGTACGGCTCCTACCTGGCCTGGAAGTTCCGGGACATGCAGCAGTACAACTTCTGGGTCGAGGACCGCACCGCCTCCGGCAACGGCGTCGAGGCCCGCGTCCCCTTCCTGGACCACCGGATCATCGAGCTGCTGGCGACCGTGCCGCGCGCCTACCGCAAGCGGCTGTTCTGGGACAAGCAGGTCATCCGCGAGGCCGTACGGGACATCCTGCCCGCCGAGGTGATCGGCCGGCCCAAGCTCGCCTTCTACGAGGGCGAGGGGGTGCGCCACACGCACCGCACCTTCACCCGGATGCTCGCCCGGAACGGGGACGAGCTCGTGGAGCAGGCGCTGTCCTCGCCGCGCGCCGCCCAGTACCTCGACGGCGCGAACATCCACCGCGCCCTGCGCCGGCTGGAGCGGGACCAGAGCTCCGGTCACGTCGAACTGCTGATGCGCGTGGTCAACCTGGGCATCCTCGACCTGATGGCCGTGGACGTCCCGGGCAGCCGGGCCCCGTCCGGGCCCGCCCCGTACGAACTGCAGGTCACGGACTTCGAGGGCCCCGAGGTCCAGGAGCTGTTCCCGCAGGCGCGGATCGAGGACACCTCGGTGTTCCGACTCGCCGAGGGCGTGCTCGTACTCGACGACGTGCAGGAGGCGAACACCTCGTACGTCCTGGTCGACGGCGGGATCCGGTTCGTCATCGACCACCTGACCCACGCGGACTGGCTGCGGCTGCTGCGTGGATTCGACGGGCGCCGGCCGCTGTCGGAGGCGCTCGCCGCCGCCGGCTGCGAGCTCGACGCGATGCGTCCGCTGCTGGACGGATCGCTCGAAGCGGGCCTGCTGGAGACGGTCGACAGCGCCTGA
- a CDS encoding class I SAM-dependent methyltransferase, whose product MTAHLYWDEVWRTDSGRTGDWSRPHPWVVDEAARLQKLGAVDVLDLGCGVGRHALWFAEAGFTSSGTDASEAAVRAARDESVKRGVQVGLEVGDFGELPYADDSFDYVLAFNVVYHNDEAGLGKVLDEVRRVLRPGGIYQSTMLSKRNGEYGRGNEVSPNTFRQPGATDDKVHPHMYVDAADLLRLHAGFRLLSATDAEHAKPGSFHWHCVFELPGEDVAGTNHGLFAQRAGE is encoded by the coding sequence ATGACAGCCCATCTCTACTGGGACGAGGTCTGGCGCACCGACAGCGGGCGCACAGGCGACTGGTCGCGGCCGCACCCGTGGGTCGTGGACGAGGCCGCCCGGCTGCAGAAGCTCGGCGCCGTGGACGTACTGGACCTCGGCTGCGGCGTCGGCCGGCACGCCCTCTGGTTCGCGGAGGCGGGGTTCACCAGCTCCGGCACCGACGCCAGCGAGGCGGCCGTCCGGGCGGCCCGCGACGAGAGCGTCAAGCGCGGGGTGCAGGTCGGCCTCGAGGTCGGCGACTTCGGCGAACTTCCGTACGCGGACGACAGCTTCGACTACGTCCTCGCCTTCAACGTGGTCTACCACAACGACGAGGCCGGACTCGGGAAGGTGCTCGACGAGGTCCGGCGCGTGCTGCGCCCCGGCGGCATCTACCAGTCCACGATGCTCTCCAAGCGCAACGGGGAGTACGGGCGCGGCAACGAGGTGAGCCCCAACACCTTCCGCCAGCCCGGGGCCACCGACGACAAGGTGCATCCGCACATGTACGTGGACGCGGCCGACCTGCTGCGCCTGCACGCGGGGTTCCGGCTGCTCAGTGCCACCGACGCCGAGCACGCCAAGCCGGGCTCCTTCCACTGGCACTGCGTCTTCGAGTTGCCCGGGGAGGACGTGGCCGGCACCAACCACGGCCTCTTCGCGCAGAGGGCCGGGGAATAG
- a CDS encoding isocitrate lyase/phosphoenolpyruvate mutase family protein: protein MSKAARLRELLEREEIARIVGSRDALTALLVEEAGFDGLWASSFEISASRALPDLGLLTMSELLEASSHVNQATSLPLLADCDTGFGGNINVVRTVRQFEAADIGGICLEDKVFPKRNSFLGGGQNLEDAGEFAGRIQAAVRARTDRDFSVVARVEALIAGAGLDEALRRAHLYADAGADAILIHSKESTPAEIVEFLQVWQARTPVVVVPTTYPHWDLAEAQAAGVSMVIYANHALRASVSAMRDVLGEIRLQGGTGGVEDAIAPMKELFGLTQVNRWEEWSA, encoded by the coding sequence GTGTCGAAGGCGGCGCGACTGCGCGAGTTGCTGGAGCGTGAAGAGATAGCGCGGATCGTCGGATCCCGGGACGCGCTGACGGCCCTGCTCGTCGAGGAGGCGGGCTTCGACGGCCTGTGGGCGTCGAGTTTCGAGATCTCCGCGTCCCGGGCCCTGCCCGACCTGGGCCTGCTGACCATGTCCGAGCTGCTCGAAGCCTCCTCGCACGTCAACCAGGCGACCTCGCTGCCGCTGCTGGCGGACTGCGACACCGGCTTCGGCGGCAACATCAACGTCGTCCGCACGGTCCGCCAGTTCGAGGCGGCGGACATCGGCGGCATCTGCCTCGAGGACAAGGTGTTCCCCAAGCGGAACAGCTTCCTCGGTGGCGGCCAGAACCTCGAGGACGCGGGCGAGTTCGCCGGCCGGATCCAGGCCGCCGTACGGGCCCGGACCGACCGGGACTTCAGCGTCGTCGCCCGGGTCGAGGCGCTCATCGCCGGGGCCGGGCTCGACGAGGCGCTGCGCCGCGCCCACCTGTACGCGGACGCGGGCGCCGACGCCATCCTGATCCACTCCAAGGAGTCCACGCCGGCCGAGATCGTGGAGTTCCTCCAGGTCTGGCAGGCCCGTACGCCCGTGGTCGTCGTACCGACCACCTATCCGCACTGGGACCTCGCCGAGGCGCAGGCAGCGGGGGTCTCGATGGTGATCTACGCGAACCACGCGCTGCGCGCCTCGGTCTCCGCGATGCGCGACGTCCTCGGGGAGATCCGGCTTCAGGGCGGGACCGGCGGGGTCGAGGACGCCATCGCCCCGATGAAGGAGCTGTTCGGTCTCACGCAGGTCAACCGGTGGGAGGAGTGGAGCGCATGA
- the aepY gene encoding phosphonopyruvate decarboxylase, with product MISAEFFCAELDRRGYGFFSGVPCSFLKGPFALLEQRDSYVPAPNEGIALSMAAGAELGGTRAVVLAQNSGLGNLLDPLTSLTMAYEIPLLLFVSLRGWPNAEDDEPHHAAMGAGTIGVLESVGVAHGILDPAEESLGALLDRAEEARRENRSFVVLVPAKTVDAHPVPAAASDAEMDRREAVSAIAGHLGDALVYSTTGMISRELFGIVDNPRNFYMQGSMGHAIGLGLGTALNRPDQQVVVIDGDGAAVMHLGGLALVGERRPANLTHFVLDNGAYDSTGGQRTRDVAMRWDELALAAGYRTGRVCRTAKEVTAHMAEIEGVPGPHLVALHIGRGGATPPRVTSAHTNAEVRARFQAAATASRKDDLP from the coding sequence ATGATCAGCGCCGAGTTCTTCTGCGCGGAGCTGGACCGCCGCGGGTACGGGTTCTTCAGCGGGGTTCCCTGCTCCTTCCTCAAGGGCCCGTTCGCGCTGCTGGAGCAGCGGGACAGTTACGTACCGGCGCCCAACGAGGGCATCGCCCTGTCCATGGCCGCCGGCGCCGAGCTGGGCGGGACCAGGGCCGTGGTGCTGGCCCAGAACTCGGGGCTGGGCAACCTCCTCGACCCGCTCACCTCGCTGACCATGGCGTACGAGATCCCGCTGCTGCTCTTCGTCAGCCTGCGGGGCTGGCCGAACGCCGAGGACGACGAGCCGCACCACGCGGCCATGGGCGCCGGGACCATCGGCGTGCTGGAGTCCGTCGGGGTCGCCCACGGCATCCTCGACCCGGCCGAGGAGAGCCTGGGCGCGCTCCTCGACCGCGCGGAGGAGGCCCGCCGCGAGAACCGGTCGTTCGTCGTCCTCGTACCGGCGAAGACCGTGGACGCCCACCCGGTGCCGGCGGCCGCCTCGGACGCGGAGATGGACCGGCGGGAAGCGGTGTCCGCCATCGCCGGGCACCTGGGCGACGCACTGGTCTACAGCACCACCGGCATGATCAGCCGGGAGCTGTTCGGGATCGTCGACAACCCGCGGAACTTCTACATGCAGGGCTCGATGGGGCACGCGATCGGGCTCGGCCTGGGCACGGCCCTGAACCGCCCCGACCAGCAGGTCGTGGTCATCGACGGCGACGGCGCGGCGGTGATGCACCTCGGCGGGCTCGCGCTCGTCGGCGAGCGGCGCCCCGCGAACCTGACCCACTTCGTGCTCGACAACGGCGCGTACGACTCCACCGGCGGCCAGCGCACCCGCGATGTGGCCATGCGCTGGGACGAGTTGGCGCTGGCGGCCGGATACCGCACGGGACGGGTCTGCCGCACGGCCAAGGAAGTCACCGCGCACATGGCCGAGATCGAGGGGGTGCCCGGCCCGCACCTGGTGGCCCTGCACATCGGCAGGGGTGGGGCCACCCCGCCGCGGGTAACGTCGGCGCACACCAACGCCGAGGTCAGGGCCCGCTTCCAGGCCGCGGCGACCGCATCCCGGAAGGACGACCTGCCGTGA